In the Muricauda sp. MAR_2010_75 genome, one interval contains:
- the gldM gene encoding gliding motility protein GldM, protein MASGKQTPRQKMINLMYLIFIAMLALNMSKEVLAAFGLMNEKLETSNSNMDENNSSFFASLETKASENEEEYGELYKDAQEIKQLSDNYYSYLEGLKKEMTADLEDPKDYVVMDKSDYLDQKFFQGDNLGPEGKKFMDQINTYREGVINALPEGEFEALKSAVKTRFATGDEDGKVEKRDGTRQDWINYHYEGFPLVASLTKMTQLQADIKTTEQEVLKTLLEGELTEAVSLTNFASALSAPKTAYYAGEKYDGKIIVSKTDKTSTPVKAELTLDGRPLTEGKDYELEAGGIKMLISAGTPGDHTIKGTMTYMQDGVEVPVEIDNTFATISMPNAAVISADKMNVVYRGVANPMTISIPGIPDNKVSANAPGLTRRSGSNYVMNPGTGRSVTITASGTLPDGKGISTKSEFRIKDIPRPAGTVRGESGSIQMPRRNLEISTIGAMLEDFDFDLNLAVGQFKFKVPGQPTVVVNGNKLDNRAKSALSRAGRGDAVQIFDIQAYITNNKTYKLKKVSPVVVEITN, encoded by the coding sequence ATGGCATCAGGAAAACAAACGCCACGTCAGAAGATGATCAACCTTATGTATTTGATCTTCATCGCGATGTTGGCCCTTAATATGAGCAAGGAAGTACTTGCCGCTTTCGGACTTATGAACGAAAAGCTGGAAACTTCCAACAGTAACATGGATGAAAACAACTCTAGTTTTTTTGCAAGCTTGGAAACCAAAGCTTCTGAAAACGAAGAGGAGTATGGCGAACTGTACAAAGACGCTCAAGAGATCAAACAACTTTCAGATAACTACTATAGCTATCTGGAAGGGTTGAAAAAGGAAATGACCGCAGATTTGGAAGACCCAAAAGACTATGTGGTTATGGACAAGTCTGATTACTTGGACCAAAAATTCTTCCAGGGCGACAATTTGGGCCCAGAAGGAAAAAAGTTCATGGATCAAATCAATACCTACCGTGAAGGTGTGATCAACGCATTGCCGGAAGGCGAGTTTGAAGCATTGAAATCAGCGGTTAAAACACGTTTTGCAACAGGTGATGAAGATGGTAAGGTTGAAAAGAGAGACGGTACACGTCAAGATTGGATCAACTATCACTACGAAGGGTTCCCATTGGTAGCCTCTTTGACCAAGATGACCCAGTTGCAGGCCGATATTAAAACCACTGAACAAGAGGTATTGAAAACCCTTTTGGAAGGTGAGTTGACGGAAGCTGTATCCTTGACCAATTTCGCTAGTGCATTGTCCGCTCCAAAAACGGCTTACTATGCAGGTGAGAAGTACGATGGTAAGATCATTGTTAGCAAAACTGACAAGACTTCCACGCCTGTAAAAGCTGAATTGACTTTGGACGGAAGACCATTGACAGAAGGTAAAGATTACGAATTGGAAGCTGGTGGTATCAAGATGTTGATCAGTGCCGGTACCCCAGGGGATCACACCATCAAAGGAACCATGACCTATATGCAGGATGGCGTTGAAGTGCCAGTGGAGATAGATAATACCTTCGCTACTATTTCTATGCCTAATGCCGCTGTTATCTCTGCAGATAAAATGAACGTAGTTTACCGTGGTGTGGCCAACCCAATGACCATCTCCATTCCTGGTATTCCAGATAATAAGGTTAGTGCCAACGCTCCTGGTCTGACCAGAAGAAGTGGAAGCAATTATGTGATGAACCCAGGTACAGGTAGATCAGTTACTATTACCGCTTCAGGTACATTGCCAGATGGTAAAGGTATCTCCACCAAGTCTGAGTTCCGTATCAAGGATATTCCAAGACCAGCTGGTACTGTGCGTGGTGAGTCTGGTAGCATTCAAATGCCAAGAAGAAACTTGGAGATTTCTACCATCGGAGCCATGTTGGAAGACTTTGATTTTGATTTGAACCTAGCAGTTGGTCAGTTCAAGTTCAAGGTGCCAGGTCAGCCTACGGTTGTTGTTAATGGTAACAAATTGGACAACAGAGCCAAGTCTGCCTTGAGTAGGGCTGGTAGAGGTGACGCTGTTCAAATTTTTGACATACAAGCGTACATCACCAACAACAAGACCTACAAATTGAAAAAGGTATCTCCTGTTGTTGTTGAGATTACAAACTAA
- the gldL gene encoding gliding motility protein GldL — protein MAQSKSTKKLFNMAYGLGASVVIIGALFKILHWEFGPLTGGLLLAVGLITEALIFAISAFEPVDDEYDWSLVYPELSGGQADSKRKQDAKDAKEAEGILSRKLDELLKEANIDSELFSSLGESIKSFEGAAKNIAPTTDAIQHTKKYSEELSHAAAQMESLNSLYKVQLESASRQASINEEVVQNAGALKDQMESLATNLSSLNGVYGGMLTAMGGRN, from the coding sequence ATGGCACAGTCAAAATCAACAAAAAAGCTGTTTAATATGGCCTACGGGCTTGGAGCATCGGTAGTAATTATTGGTGCATTGTTCAAGATCCTTCACTGGGAGTTTGGACCACTTACAGGTGGACTTCTTCTTGCAGTTGGACTTATTACTGAAGCATTGATCTTCGCTATCAGTGCATTTGAACCAGTAGACGACGAATACGATTGGTCTTTGGTATACCCAGAATTGTCTGGTGGCCAAGCAGATTCCAAAAGAAAGCAGGATGCTAAAGATGCTAAAGAAGCTGAAGGTATCCTTTCCAGAAAATTGGATGAGCTTCTTAAGGAAGCCAATATTGATTCTGAGCTTTTCTCAAGCTTGGGTGAAAGTATCAAGAGTTTTGAAGGTGCCGCTAAAAATATCGCTCCAACTACGGATGCGATCCAGCACACCAAGAAATACTCTGAGGAATTGTCCCATGCCGCTGCTCAGATGGAATCTTTGAACAGCTTGTACAAAGTTCAGTTGGAAAGCGCTAGCCGTCAAGCCTCCATTAACGAGGAAGTGGTACAAAATGCAGGTGCATTGAAAGACCAAATGGAATCTTTGGCAACCAACCTTTCTTCGTTGAACGGAGTTTACGGTGGTATGCTTACCGCCATGGGTGGAAGAAACTAA
- the gldK gene encoding gliding motility lipoprotein GldK, producing the protein MRKLFLSSIALVFLLSSCGSKSRSKGELVGAPGKKWHPEKPYGMELIPRGAFVMGKAEEDQAKVLNAPTRTVTVRSFYMDDTEITNSEYRQFVEWVKDSIVRTKLAILADELGISSEDEGIGEYAFKDTDTTELSVYDKYMLDNYAGLGETGYEGRALNKDVDLVWDTSEYPDEYYAEVMDSIYLPEEESYNGLRSIDVTQLKYKYNWMDIEAAARARTGSRKDFIKQEELEIYPDTTVWIRDFEYSYNEPMHNDYFWHDAYSDYPVVGVNWMQAKAFCNWRTKFKNDDQKSRGKQFVNQFRLPTEAEWEYAARGGIEGGSYPWGGPYVISDTGCFMANFKPQRGDYAADAALYTVEAKSFEPNDYNLYNMAGNVSEWTNSSFDPGAYEYLSTMNPNIGSQDNKRKVIRGGSWKDVAYFLQVSTRDYEYQDSARSYIGFRTVQDYMGEEDSTNGARSGL; encoded by the coding sequence ATGAGAAAGCTATTCTTATCATCTATAGCACTTGTTTTTTTGCTTAGCAGTTGTGGCTCAAAATCAAGGTCAAAAGGTGAGTTGGTTGGGGCCCCTGGAAAAAAATGGCATCCGGAGAAACCGTATGGAATGGAACTTATTCCTCGTGGCGCCTTCGTAATGGGAAAAGCCGAAGAGGATCAAGCAAAAGTTTTGAACGCACCCACAAGAACGGTTACCGTACGTTCTTTTTATATGGATGACACGGAAATCACAAATAGTGAGTACCGTCAGTTTGTAGAGTGGGTGAAAGATTCCATTGTAAGGACCAAATTGGCCATTTTGGCCGACGAACTGGGCATAAGCTCAGAAGACGAAGGTATTGGTGAGTATGCTTTTAAAGATACAGATACCACCGAACTTTCCGTGTACGACAAGTATATGCTCGACAATTATGCCGGACTTGGAGAGACCGGATATGAAGGAAGAGCATTGAACAAGGATGTAGACTTGGTATGGGACACTTCGGAGTATCCGGACGAGTACTATGCTGAGGTTATGGATTCCATTTATCTTCCTGAAGAGGAAAGTTATAATGGGTTGAGGTCCATTGACGTGACCCAGTTAAAATACAAATACAACTGGATGGACATTGAGGCTGCGGCCCGTGCCAGAACCGGTAGTAGAAAAGACTTTATTAAACAAGAGGAATTGGAGATTTATCCAGATACCACTGTGTGGATCAGGGATTTTGAATATTCCTACAACGAACCCATGCACAATGATTATTTTTGGCACGATGCATACAGTGATTACCCTGTTGTAGGGGTCAACTGGATGCAGGCCAAAGCATTTTGCAATTGGAGGACCAAGTTTAAGAACGACGACCAAAAAAGCCGAGGTAAGCAATTCGTGAACCAATTTAGATTGCCTACCGAAGCTGAATGGGAGTATGCCGCTAGAGGTGGTATTGAAGGAGGATCGTACCCTTGGGGTGGTCCGTATGTGATCAGTGATACCGGTTGCTTTATGGCCAACTTTAAGCCACAAAGAGGTGATTACGCCGCAGATGCTGCCTTATACACTGTAGAGGCAAAATCTTTTGAGCCAAACGATTACAACCTGTACAACATGGCCGGTAACGTTTCTGAATGGACCAACTCAAGCTTTGATCCAGGTGCTTACGAATATTTGTCCACCATGAACCCAAACATTGGTTCCCAAGACAATAAACGTAAGGTGATCCGAGGTGGTTCTTGGAAAGATGTTGCCTACTTCCTTCAGGTAAGTACCCGGGATTATGAATACCAAGATTCCGCAAGAAGCTATATCGGATTCAGAACGGTACAGGATTATATGGGAGAGGAAGATTCCACCAACGGAGCTAGAAGCGGATTATAG
- a CDS encoding formimidoylglutamase encodes MAFDFLVPVKDKVLAHSELLPQQSLGKNIHVHTEKDGLPVFAHADVAIFGVLESRNAFEKKTELLDVDEIRIQLYRLMMGNWNSTIIDIGDVEEGDTVEDTYFVVKEIVAGLLEENIIPIIIGCTQDITFPTYRAFDKIKEMVNLVSIDSRFDFGEDDELISSHSYMSRIITDKPNNLFNFSNIGYQSYFNAQEEIDLMERLFFDAYRLGEIAADIELTEPVLRSSDIVSLDLRAIRASEMGLSKNFSPNGFTGREICTIARYAGISDRVSLFGIYEGENSHQAFQMIAQIIWYFIEGLSFRVKETPTSQSEDFTKFTVPTDTEELVFYKSHVTERWWVEVPSILPEHTKTNSVALLPCTEGDYLDACNQNIPERWFKAYRKGFN; translated from the coding sequence ATGGCATTCGATTTTTTGGTTCCTGTGAAGGACAAAGTGTTGGCACATTCCGAGTTGCTGCCACAACAGTCATTGGGCAAGAACATTCATGTGCACACCGAAAAGGACGGACTTCCCGTCTTTGCCCATGCCGATGTTGCCATTTTTGGGGTGCTGGAATCCAGAAACGCATTTGAGAAAAAGACTGAACTATTGGATGTGGATGAAATCCGTATCCAACTCTATCGCCTTATGATGGGTAACTGGAACTCCACCATCATCGATATAGGCGATGTGGAAGAGGGTGATACGGTCGAGGACACCTACTTTGTGGTCAAAGAGATTGTGGCAGGCCTTCTGGAAGAAAATATCATACCTATTATAATAGGATGTACCCAGGATATAACCTTTCCCACCTATCGGGCTTTTGACAAGATCAAGGAAATGGTGAACTTGGTCTCCATTGACAGCCGGTTTGATTTTGGTGAGGACGACGAATTGATTTCCTCACACTCTTACATGAGTAGAATCATTACCGATAAGCCCAATAATCTTTTCAACTTTTCCAATATTGGCTACCAAAGCTATTTTAATGCCCAAGAAGAAATAGACCTTATGGAGCGCCTTTTCTTTGATGCCTACCGGTTGGGAGAAATAGCTGCGGATATAGAGTTGACCGAACCGGTCTTGCGGAGCAGCGATATTGTGAGCCTGGACCTTCGTGCCATTCGTGCCAGCGAAATGGGACTGTCCAAAAACTTTTCGCCCAACGGTTTTACCGGGAGGGAAATCTGCACCATTGCCCGATATGCCGGTATCAGTGACCGGGTATCGTTATTTGGCATCTACGAGGGGGAGAACTCCCATCAGGCCTTTCAAATGATTGCACAGATCATCTGGTACTTTATAGAGGGGTTGAGCTTTAGGGTCAAGGAAACCCCAACTTCACAAAGTGAGGATTTTACCAAATTCACCGTGCCCACGGATACTGAGGAGCTGGTCTTCTATAAAAGCCATGTTACCGAACGCTGGTGGGTGGAAGTCCCATCAATTTTACCTGAACATACTAAAACAAATTCGGTTGCGTTATTACCTTGCACCGAGGGGGACTATTTGGATGCTTGCAACCAAAACATTCCAGAAAGGTGGTTCAAGGCCTACAGAAAGGGCTTTAACTAA